TGTCGTGAGACTAAAATGCTCCTGTCTGTTCCTGTATGGAAGATCATTCCcgccaggaaaaaaaaaaaaagaaatagatcatgaaaataaaaattttGATTTACTATCACATCATTTGTACTAAGTCAGTCATAACTAAGtgtaaattaatcaaatgaaatgtcacattagTAGAATCATGAAATGTCTTACCATCTCGTCATTataataatgtgacatttatctCATTGTGATCATGATTGGCATTACATTCAGTTCCTGGCTGCTCATCATCATACACCTGGTGTAAGAGACGACTTCAGTTAAGAACACTTAAGTCCTTTTTATTTACTCTGCATTGATAAATTGAAATATGTCATGAGTGAACCAACACGTCTCTAAAATCAttatgcatttcatttcaaggcAGGaaggctgttgtattagacgTGGTCATTTTCATACACATGTaagttttataaaatatatttgtatgtgtttaacTTGTTGTAAAGGAGGAGATGGtgctgatatatatatatatatatcgtgCCAGTGAGCATAATGTATATCACATCATATGTTATTTATTCTGTCGCAGATTCTACAACCACTTACCATTTATTTTAATCAGTAATTAGTTGCTTTCTTTGTTCTttcaaagaataaaacaaagagaaattgAAATCACTTGAACTGCCAAATGCTGTGTATTGGTGAATCATTAACGGGTAAAACAGCAACCAGACCAGGTGGATGGTGGATTTTCCCTTCCACTCAACATTGCATTTTGTTGTGAGTGCCTCAGTAGCTAAATGGTTACTGCACATGCCACATAACCGCAATGTCACCAGTTCCATtcgacctttgttgcatgtcaccccccccaccccccttgtttcctgtctgtctcttcactcaagaaaggcaagaaaatgccataaaaaacaacaactttgttttgcttattgtttccttactgtgatgtactgtattatatatacattgttattgtatatattttttacttttattttcacttaaatactgtaaatgtgtatatttttatttttattttttattttctatttcttattttatattttgtacatactttatttatttacaaatttatgctactttctaatcttgaattGGAGCACCGGGCCCGGAACTGTACaattaataaagtatttctgattctgattctgattcacattcatctgctgacgCACCAGCAGGGTTTTATGACATCACTTGTTTGGAGCCAATCACGGTTCAGTATACAGCTCACACAAGTGTTGTGTAGACACTTGAAGCCTCCAGGTCACATACACTGGGGCTGTATTGGAAACCggcctactatactagcagcgcgtactgatttggccaaaatgtagcatgtggCATGCAGCATGCAGCATGGAAAAACACACGGATGTCtgaaaacccccccaaaaaactccAGTATGCATCGGACCAGCCTACCTCGCCTACTGTGTCCCAtaatgcaaagcgctggcggtggttCGCCATCAATGCCACGTAAAcgttcacttatttcacctcagctgtcaacaaaatctgtttctgaacaaattgGAGGTGAGAAATAACAGATTTGGGATTTTTCAAagccatttaaaaatgttttaactggttcaaacacaaatcattatTCCACGTCGAGCATTTTTATACGCCTTAGACATGTCAGGGGAGGGCCTCCATACAATAAAAGGAGGGAGGTGAGACTCTTCCCTGAGGAAAAGGTATCGGGGGAACATGTAATATGGGAAATGCtaagaaatgtattattattattattatggttcACTTTGGGATGATTTGATTGGCTCGGGAGTGTGGGTAGGCGGCACCCAACCTACACGGAAATGTTCTCTGACAGACAGCTTTGGTGACCAATAAACGCATCACACTCAGTTGTCGTCACATTTTCGCTTACGTGGAGGCAGGAAGTGCACTTCTCCCGGTCTTCCGGGTTGGAGGTCCTGCAAGCAGCTGAAGTTGTTTTGGAGGCGCGATGGCCGAGGATCCTGCGCTGGCTCTCCGGGTCTCGGAGATCAAGGACCCCGCTGTACTCTTCGAGCGGTACAACACCGAGGAGATCCGCCGGGTCGAGCGCAAAGTCCGCGGTGAGATCgagcagaagaaggaggagctgaggcagaTGGTGGGGGAGCGCTACCGGGACCTGATCGACGCCGCCGACACCATCGGAGAGATGAGGCAGTGCTCGGAGAGCGTCGTCCAGTCCATCCAAGACATGCACCAGTACTGCCACAGGCTGAAACAGGGCAAGACCAGTGTGGGCAGCTGCAGGCAGGAGGTGAACGGCTTACCTGCGGTGTTAAACCTGACGTCAAAAGCCAGATGAGCTCCGTCATCTCGGGAGCACCAAACTTCATTTAGAAATGTGGCAATTCATTGTGATTGGAATTACATGCAAACACGCACCCCGATTATAACAATTGGTCAAATCTAGACGCTGATCACGTGTCAGTAGAACTCTGGTGGATCACTTGTTAGCCGAATTTACCTTTAAGGTCCTTTTGATTTCCGAACTGCCTGAACTCTTGTTTCTAATGAAAATTGGGGGCATGGATGGATGCGCGAAGTTGAAAGCACAATGCGCTTTATAGATGTTTCTTTACTATCACACGATAACCTGAAACTCACATCTCATAATACTGCCGTACATCGTTATatccttgtttctctctctcttgaaatTCAGTACACACGTTATCTAAAGTGTAAACATGCCTCGTGTCTGTCCATCCTCGTTGTAGAGCCAGAGGCAGTGGCAGGAGAAGTTCTACACCATGGCCTCTCAGATCAAGCTCCTCTTGGAGATCCCCGAGCGTATTTGGAGCGCCATGGAGGCGTCCCAGTACCTCCAGGCCACCCAGCTCTACCTGCTCTGCTGCCACCTGCacagtctgctgcagctggaggctgCCACGGGGGGCCACTACAGCCCCGTCCTGGCCCGCTTCCCCATCCTGGTCCGGCAGGTAGCCACCACCGGACACTTCAGGTACTGGGATGTTTTCCTACTTGTGTCTTTGGGGGAGACACAATGCGACCAAGTAAAAAAGTCCTGcttgggtgggggtgggggtgggggtggggtagTTAGTGGAAGCTAAGTAAATACTAAAGTAACAAGTCTTTCCTCTTGCAGGTCCACCATTCTCTTGGACAGCAGGTCTCTGCTGCTGGGCCGCGCCGTGTCAGACCAGGCCATCGCAGAGGCCCTGGTGTCCACCATGCTGCTGGAGGACAGCTCACCACGCCAGGCCCTGGCTGACTTCTTGTTGGCCCGCAAGGCCTCAATCCATCAGCTGCTCAACCAACCACAGCACGGTATTCCACCATTTTCGAACACCACTTGAGTGTGCCATAATGTGAAGTGTGTACTAGTTCCTAAACTAGGCGTGTTTGGTCCAGGCGCGGGGATCAAGGCCCAAGTGTGCAGCCTGGTGGAGCTGCTGGTCACCACTCTGTTCCAGGCCTACGCTGTCTTCTACCTGCCCCCAGAGGGAGGGCCCAGGCCAGGGGAGGGAGCTCTGAGTTGTGGCATGCTCTTCTCTATCCTGGAGAATgtcacctccaccaccacgcCCGCAGGTAAATAGCTGGGGTGTCCTGGACCTGATTTCCTTACCCAGAGCTGTTTGGAACAGGTCTCAGACCCTGTAAACCCTAAGCTGTTGGAGCACCCTTTCTTATTAACAGGCTTCTGGCATAGGCACGACATGTCTTAGCCTGGCATGTCATATATTGTTATCTTCAGAATGGCTGCCATTATTAAGCACGTCAGTTATACTATATATGTTTTtaggacagttttttttttaaaaaagcttgcaaattgaaatgtgtttttttttttttcttcttccacagcTTAGACAATAATATAATGCGCTAaatggaaaataagaaaatccAAATTGAGACTTAAGATCCGTCAACAAAGATAAAGAAACGtgaggtctctctctctctctctctctctctctctctccctcctcagctAAAGGCAGGAGGGTGTTGCAGGAGGAGACCAGTACTGGCAGCTGGTTCAAGTACCTGCCCCCCTCCATCACAGAGTTCCAGCCCGCCCTTCGCACCCTGGCTCAGCCAATCCAGAGAGAGCAGCTCCGGGACACCCTGCAGCAGTGGATTGATACGTAAGCTCAGTCATTATTTCCGTTCGTTTCTACTTTGccgttttcttttcttttttttttccaattgcTGTTAGCTGCAGTTACaacatttaaaggtcccatatcgtagaaagtgagatgtccatgtcttgtctgattataaagcaggtctcggtgctgtataaatactgtgaaaggatcaaaacgctcagtccacagagacatgcacacagcctgtattcagaaactgcgcctttaaacgagccgtcacgccttcctgtaaggttgtgatgtcacaactataaaGTCaccacgccccccagcaggtcatctgatccaattacagcaccacccaccaagcacagggacgctcatccacccactcagtctgtctcagttatgggagcgctctgctcaggaaccactcttcaggtttttggaggttgttcagtttcagtctaaaacggcttgtttcagacagaggggggggactgaggggctgcagagagGACCGGGAGAAgagctactctagtggagtcccagaatgaaaacacagagctgaaatgagcacaatatggGACCAGATcgttcacattaaaagcccttCAGTGGCTCAGTGGGCATAGTCCCTCCCTTTGCTGgtaggcttttattgtgaaaaatcaGCTGCTTTGTTTGTGCTATTATTTACGACTTCACTATTATCCgagaatgtacagtatatttactttattgatTGAAACAGAAGTCTCGAGGCATTTCCCATGCTTTTGGATttgtgaaaaatgacttcatcaatcatcaaaactgtcattaattcatttcattaattacattttctgacgATAGCTAATCGCTGCCCTTCGAatctttcctctgctctcagctgtAAAGAGGACATCTGCCGTGGCGTTGGCAGCCTTCTGGTCTATGTGAAGACCTTGAAGGGGTTGGCAGCGATTAGAGACGCTGTGTGGGACCTCCTGTCCACAGACTCCATCAGTCAGCACTGGAGCACTGTGTGCCAGCGACTGCTGGAGCGCCCCCTGGCTGTCTGGAATGACTTCCTCCAGCAACTCTTCCTTAAGCGCCTGCAGGTTAGTGCTCTCCTAGCTTCACAATTATTATGGCAGTTTTCAACATCTAAACGGGTCTATCCATTGACTTGGTATGGATTCATGATTCGTTCAAGGCCATCACCAAAGAAGAAACTGAAGCCATCTCGATGAGCTCCATCCAGCTCCTCACCTTGGCTGTGAGGGATCTGGAGGGCCAGACCATCCATACGTCTTCGGGTTCCAGCCGCGGGGCCCAGTACGAGGCAGACGTGGCCTCCTTCCTGTGGTCGGAGTCCCCGGGGGACCTGCTGAGCGATGCCGGGTGGGTCAGCGTAACCCAGCGGGGGCAGCAGCACCAGAGGAGTAGCCTTGCCATGAAGACCCAGGCCCTGACACCCTGCGTTCAAAACTTCTGCTCCTCCATGGATGCTAAGCTAAAGGCCAGGCTGGACGACCTTCAGCATTACCTTCCCTCCCAGGACGCAGGTAAGGGCCGTTCAAACTCTCGACGTCTTCCTTAGGACAGGGAGTCAGTTGTCAATCCCAACCATAGTCTCCATGAGTGGTGTAGTTCCGAATGTCCAAACACCTGCTACTAATCTTGCAGATTTGTCATGGATGCTGAGGCTGAGGTCATTATTGTCTTCCACATACCTAAGCTGCTAGATTCctagagctgctagcatggctatagacaGCGCAGCCGTTTAGTAAATGCATTCACATCCAAAGTAGCGATGAATGTTCATCTTTCACACTGTGCTCGGCAGGGTCTGACTCCATCTCGGCCTCAGTCTCAGTCACCTCCTCTGGTCCCACTGAGAAATCGCCAGCGTCCTCTTTTAACCGCTTCACGGACTCGCCGGCAGTGGAGGAGGCTTTACGCGAAGGCTGCCTGGCCTGCGTCCGCCACATCCTGTCCTCCGTCCGCTCCGAACTGGTTGCAGCCTCGCCGGACCCCAGCCCCGCCCGCCTCAGTTCGGTCCTTTTCATGGCAAGGCTGTGCCAGTCCATGGGTGAACTCTGCCCTAACCTGAAGCATTGCATCCTGGGAAAACGGAGCGGGCCTGAGGCCGCGGCAAAGGGGACCCCCAGACAGGGCAAGAAGCTGGGCAAAGCCAGGGCCGCCACGGAGGTCAGCCCCGCCCAGGCCAAGTGGGCAGGTCTGAAGGAGGAGTTTCTCAACTGCAGCATGGAGGCCTACCGCATCTGGAGCTCCGCCCTCTCCAAAGTCAGACCCTTTCAGAAATGTGGATGTATATATGTGGAATTCTATTTGTTACATGAAGTATGAAGTCTTTTCTATGTTGAGGAGTTAGAATCCTGGTTGGCATGGCTGTTACATGGTATCAGTGTGGCAGCTCAATTTGCTGGTAAAGATTTACATTTAGTCTTCTAGCTTCATCCCAAACAGCATAGAAACACCTCTGTGGACAAAAAGGGCCTTCAGCTTTGATTAGTAAATGCCTTTTACGACACTAAAATCAGGCCTTAACCTCAcaatgtggttaaaaaaaaaagactgctataagattaaagctgcatgaatCGATTATTTGGTCactagggggcagcagaacaagctgaaaacatgttaacatgttcacaaacagttgcctatttgcACATTCAGCAGACGCGGAGCATCATTACatgtaacaaaataatcttCGCTCAAAGTCCACTTCTGATAAAGCCACTGTAGTAAAGTTGGAAACTGCTTTAAATCATGTTGGGATTGTTTCAAGACCAGCCCAGTAACTCTGAGCTGTGGTGTGACAGGTTCTGCTGGACAAATTTGGCACAGCGCTGCATGCCGAGTCTGCCGGCGCCATCCTAACAACAGCAACAGGCTGGGAGGACCTGGAGATCCAAGAAGAGGCAGAGTCCGGGAGCAGCGTCACATCCAAAATCCGCCTTCCGGTCCAGGTCAGTCGCTCAACACggcctctcttttttttttttttttttttctcggtTTCTGATTCCGATCAGTGATCTGACGAGAAACTTGTGTGTCTCCTGCAGCCGTCTTGGTTCGTGCAGTCGCTGCTGTTCCAGTTGTGTGTGGAGGTGAACAGGGTGGGAGGCCATGCTCTGCCCCGACCCACCCTGCAGGAGCTACTGCAGGCCTGTCTGGCTCAGGCCCTGCACCACTACCACGGCCTCACACAGCAGGCGCGCAGCAGGgtaactctcacacacacacatacacacacacacacacacacagacacagcgtTTTGTATTGTAGGGTTAGGATCCTCATTAGCTTCCTGaattttctctgctttttatGTTCTCTTCCTCCGTCCTCCAGGAGGGTGTGTTCCCCATGACTCAGAACAGAGCtttgcagctgctgtttgaccTTCGTTACCTCAACACCACACTGGGCAACAGACCGGAGGACGGCAAGAGCTCCCGATCCCACCAAGACCCCAGGTAGAGTAGCTTCACCCGACCCTGCAAGACCCATAAAACTGCTCCAGGCCACAGTGGAACACATACTGGCCTGGAGCAGTTTTAGATGTCTTCACAGGTCCAAATAAACTGCATCTGATCCCAAAAGGACCCGTGGAAAACCTACCCAAACcagcataaatacattttttttaaaggaggtAAATCCTGACATGCATTGAAAAGGTCTCTGAAAGCTGCGAACATTGTGTGGTGTGTCTTCCAGATTCCACGAGGTGTGCGATTGGCTGGAGGGCTACATCGACCCGTTTGACCTGGACGTGTTCACACCTCTGCTGAACTCCAACCTCAACCGCCTGTCTCAGAGGACCTCGGTACTCTCAGCCCCTTGCCACCACCAACCACAAACGCATTAAGACGAACCACCGTGTGGTTGTAGTCTTATTGTTCCAATATTGTCGTGATGTTACAGCAAACATAATATATGGGGGCTGCTCCATTTTCCCGACGCTGTTCAAAGCCTGATGTGACGCTGTGTTTCAGGTGCTGCTGGGGCTGTTGACGGGCTCAGAGAAGCAGTTTCCCTCGCGGAGCAGCAGTGTGAACTCCCAGGAAGCTTACAATATCCTGCCACTGGCCAGCAGCCAGatcaggtcagaggtcaacactAGTAATTTCCTGTATCGGCGTCACGTGGGTTTCGCCACAGCCCCGCCCCTTTTAGGAGACCAGCGACAGGTCTATTCGctccaatgggagaagtgaacgtgaTTACAGATTATGGGCGATTCTTTCGCCCGCAGGCACCAAAGCAAATGTTGGACTCACTTTTACCACAAGCCACGTATCTTCAGAACATTCTGACGTTAAAATGGCACCTGTCTCCgtctcagcaacacactcttgcgagatctggcaacacagatattgcttcctgctgctggtgCCGAACTGGCGCTGAATTCAAAGTTAAAACTTAAATGAAACGTATGTTTCTTTGCTTCATAACAATATTATCGctattatttaactgtttttggaggggggggggtattattaGACAGATAAAACGAGCGGCAAAATAAGGCGGCGGGGAGGTGACCACAcccacttaggagacaggaagtgtacaCCATTTCATACCAGTGGCGCAGCTTGTAATGCGTCACCTTTTGAGTCGAGATGTCCCCATCAAGTTGTTTGTTAGCCAGGAAGTTCAGCCACGACTCTCCTGTCCTCTGCAGGTTCGGGTTGCTGCCTCTCAGCATGTCGAATGTGCGTAAATCCAAGTTGGCCGCCAGGAGCTCTGATGCTCCTCGCCAGCTGGTGAGTACCGGGGCTGGGATGTGGTGTGGGAGTCTTGAGTTTCATACCAAGAGAATGTAtcttcatttctctgtttcaccGCTTTTTGTTCCCGCCCTGGGTTAACGTTGTCTGTTGCACTCTCTGCCTTCCCAGCGTTTTTGAGTGCGAGAAACCCAGGCAAGTCCATCAGTGTGggttttatatttctgtgtgtgtgtgtgtgtgtgtgtttggttgtagTAGTGGCTTGGTTTCACCTTTTGTGCATTAGCAGTGTGACGATACATTATTAGCTGATGAAGTCAGATGGGTTTGAAACTAAAGATGCTgcactgctctgctctcactaacccccccccccctccccgccacACTCTGCCTGGGCTCATAATGTAGCtacataatgtaataatgtagccCAGGATCAGGACTGTTGACTGGATAGTTTCattgggcagcagcagcagcagcaacagtgacCCTGGGGCATTATTTCCTGTTTAGAGTCGACCAATCCCATTTTGAGATAAAGGTTCTGGGTCTCTATGCAGCTCAAATTGAGATTTGTCTGGACATCCATATCGGTTTGCTTTGGAGCTATTAGCATGGCCAGCGTTTTCCCCCCCTGCTTCCATTCTTTGTGTGATAAGGCTAGGCTAAACGTGCACCATGCCTGCACTGGGTACTTGAAGGTAAAATCATTGTCTATTCCTTTTCATCTGAAAGATGTCCAGCATCACCGGTGAGCCCATAGACAGCAGAGTAATCCAGATTTTTGTGTGAATCATTGGACCAGGTGTGGAACCACTTAAAGGATGCTAGCACCCACCACCGACGTCCTCCTCTGGGAACCAGCGAAAGTAGTCCCTTTTTGAGCTGCTACAACTTCTCGTTTTCTTTACTTTGACATGATGCCAAGAGGCTACTCTCTCGCTAGACATTTTGAATTCTGAAGTGGTATGTGGTTTTATGTCCCCCCGGAAAATCATTTAGACAAACCCAACATTTGAAATTGTAGAGCCTGGATCTACCCGGCCCCGACTGCCATGCCACGTATC
The sequence above is a segment of the Enoplosus armatus isolate fEnoArm2 chromosome 17, fEnoArm2.hap1, whole genome shotgun sequence genome. Coding sequences within it:
- the cog1 gene encoding conserved oligomeric Golgi complex subunit 1 isoform X2, whose product is MAEDPALALRVSEIKDPAVLFERYNTEEIRRVERKVRGEIEQKKEELRQMVGERYRDLIDAADTIGEMRQCSESVVQSIQDMHQYCHRLKQGKTSVGSCRQESQRQWQEKFYTMASQIKLLLEIPERIWSAMEASQYLQATQLYLLCCHLHSLLQLEAATGGHYSPVLARFPILVRQVATTGHFRSTILLDSRSLLLGRAVSDQAIAEALVSTMLLEDSSPRQALADFLLARKASIHQLLNQPQHGAGIKAQVCSLVELLVTTLFQAYAVFYLPPEGGPRPGEGALSCGMLFSILENVTSTTTPAAKGRRVLQEETSTGSWFKYLPPSITEFQPALRTLAQPIQREQLRDTLQQWIDTCKEDICRGVGSLLVYVKTLKGLAAIRDAVWDLLSTDSISQHWSTVCQRLLERPLAVWNDFLQQLFLKRLQAITKEETEAISMSSIQLLTLAVRDLEGQTIHTSSGSSRGAQYEADVASFLWSESPGDLLSDAGWVSVTQRGQQHQRSSLAMKTQALTPCVQNFCSSMDAKLKARLDDLQHYLPSQDAGSDSISASVSVTSSGPTEKSPASSFNRFTDSPAVEEALREGCLACVRHILSSVRSELVAASPDPSPARLSSVLFMARLCQSMGELCPNLKHCILGKRSGPEAAAKGTPRQGKKLGKARAATEVSPAQAKWAGLKEEFLNCSMEAYRIWSSALSKVLLDKFGTALHAESAGAILTTATGWEDLEIQEEAESGSSVTSKIRLPVQPSWFVQSLLFQLCVEVNRVGGHALPRPTLQELLQACLAQALHHYHGLTQQARSREGVFPMTQNRALQLLFDLRYLNTTLGNRPEDGKSSRSHQDPRFHEVCDWLEGYIDPFDLDVFTPLLNSNLNRLSQRTSVLLGLLTGSEKQFPSRSSSVNSQEAYNILPLASSQIRFGLLPLSMSNVRKSKLAARSSDAPRQLAPPSSTADSEDSFRPGSLFRQLADKDEDAAAPSLFKLSWLSSMAK
- the cog1 gene encoding conserved oligomeric Golgi complex subunit 1 isoform X3; the encoded protein is MAEDPALALRVSEIKDPAVLFERYNTEEIRRVERKVRGEIEQKKEELRQMVGERYRDLIDAADTIGEMRQCSESVVQSIQDMHQYCHRLKQGKTSVGSCRQESQRQWQEKFYTMASQIKLLLEIPERIWSAMEASQYLQATQLYLLCCHLHSLLQLEAATGGHYSPVLARFPILVRQVATTGHFRSTILLDSRSLLLGRAVSDQAIAEALVSTMLLEDSSPRQALADFLLARKASIHQLLNQPQHGAGIKAQVCSLVELLVTTLFQAYAVFYLPPEGGPRPGEGALSCGMLFSILENVTSTTTPAAKGRRVLQEETSTGSWFKYLPPSITEFQPALRTLAQPIQREQLRDTLQQWIDTCKEDICRGVGSLLVYVKTLKGLAAIRDAVWDLLSTDSISQHWSTVCQRLLERPLAVWNDFLQQLFLKRLQAITKEETEAISMSSIQLLTLAVRDLEGQTIHTSSGSSRGAQYEADVASFLWSESPGDLLSDAGWVSVTQRGQQHQRSSLAMKTQALTPCVQNFCSSMDAKLKARLDDLQHYLPSQDAGSDSISASVSVTSSGPTEKSPASSFNRFTDSPAVEEALREGCLACVRHILSSVRSELVAASPDPSPARLSSVLFMARLCQSMGELCPNLKHCILGKRSGPEAAAKGTPRQGKKLGKARAATEVSPAQAKWAGLKEEFLNCSMEAYRIWSSALSKVLLDKFGTALHAESAGAILTTATGWEDLEIQEEAESGSSVTSKIRLPVQPSWFVQSLLFQLCVEVNRVGGHALPRPTLQELLQACLAQALHHYHGLTQQARSREGVFPMTQNRALQLLFDLRYLNTTLGNRPEDGKSSRSHQDPRFHEVCDWLEGYIDPFDLDVFTPLLNSNLNRLSQRTSVLLGLLTGSEKQFPSRSSSVNSQEAYNILPLASSQIRFGLLPLSMSNVRKSKLAARSSDAPRQLRF
- the cog1 gene encoding conserved oligomeric Golgi complex subunit 1 isoform X1, which translates into the protein MAEDPALALRVSEIKDPAVLFERYNTEEIRRVERKVRGEIEQKKEELRQMVGERYRDLIDAADTIGEMRQCSESVVQSIQDMHQYCHRLKQGKTSVGSCRQESQRQWQEKFYTMASQIKLLLEIPERIWSAMEASQYLQATQLYLLCCHLHSLLQLEAATGGHYSPVLARFPILVRQVATTGHFRSTILLDSRSLLLGRAVSDQAIAEALVSTMLLEDSSPRQALADFLLARKASIHQLLNQPQHGAGIKAQVCSLVELLVTTLFQAYAVFYLPPEGGPRPGEGALSCGMLFSILENVTSTTTPAAKGRRVLQEETSTGSWFKYLPPSITEFQPALRTLAQPIQREQLRDTLQQWIDTCKEDICRGVGSLLVYVKTLKGLAAIRDAVWDLLSTDSISQHWSTVCQRLLERPLAVWNDFLQQLFLKRLQAITKEETEAISMSSIQLLTLAVRDLEGQTIHTSSGSSRGAQYEADVASFLWSESPGDLLSDAGWVSVTQRGQQHQRSSLAMKTQALTPCVQNFCSSMDAKLKARLDDLQHYLPSQDAGSDSISASVSVTSSGPTEKSPASSFNRFTDSPAVEEALREGCLACVRHILSSVRSELVAASPDPSPARLSSVLFMARLCQSMGELCPNLKHCILGKRSGPEAAAKGTPRQGKKLGKARAATEVSPAQAKWAGLKEEFLNCSMEAYRIWSSALSKVLLDKFGTALHAESAGAILTTATGWEDLEIQEEAESGSSVTSKIRLPVQPSWFVQSLLFQLCVEVNRVGGHALPRPTLQELLQACLAQALHHYHGLTQQARSREGVFPMTQNRALQLLFDLRYLNTTLGNRPEDGKSSRSHQDPRFHEVCDWLEGYIDPFDLDVFTPLLNSNLNRLSQRTSVLLGLLTGSEKQFPSRSSSVNSQEAYNILPLASSQIRFGLLPLSMSNVRKSKLAARSSDAPRQLQAPPSSTADSEDSFRPGSLFRQLADKDEDAAAPSLFKLSWLSSMAK